From Populus trichocarpa isolate Nisqually-1 chromosome 19, P.trichocarpa_v4.1, whole genome shotgun sequence, a single genomic window includes:
- the LOC18108414 gene encoding uncharacterized protein LOC18108414: protein MSGPSSCSIYIGNLDERVSDRVLYDILIQAGRVVDLHIPRDRETDKPKGYAFAEYETEEIADYAVKLFSGLVTLYNRTLKFAISGQDKLAQNNLNGVVPVPNSSNRQRPSHPVLINNLEIPNHSMRLSAPSRVSAYPANDSLAPPGVTNLSNGYGSNSNGNSNDSDRRLFGSAVNAISRSRSRWYDTSNPMPYSY from the exons ATGTCTGGTCCCTCGAGCTGCAGCATTTACATCG GTAATTTAGACGAGAGAGTTAGCGACAGGGTTTTGTATGACATTCTAATTCAAGCAGGCCGTGTCGTGGATTTACACATTCCTCGAGATAGAGAAACTGATAAGCCCAAAGGCTATGCTTTTGCCGAATATGAAACTGAAGAAATTGCCGATTATGCTGTCAAGCTATTCTCCGGCCTTGTCACTCTCTACAATCGCACCTTGAAATTCGCG ATATCTGGACAGGATAAACTTGCGCAAAATAATCTCAATGGGGTTGTGCCTGTTCCCAATTCTTCTAACAGACAAAGGCCATCTCACCCTGTACTGATTAATAATTTAGAAATCCCTAATCATTCCATGAGGTTGTCGGCACCTAGCAGGGTTTCAGCTTACCCTGCAAATGATTCTCTAG CTCCTCCTGGTGTAACAAACCTTTCTAATGGATATGGTTCAAATTCCAATGGCAACAGTAATGATAGTGATCGAAGACTTTTTGGGTCCGCAGTCAATGCCATTAGTCGTTCTAGGTCTCGTTGGTATGATACAAGTAACCCTATGCCATATTCCTACTGA